Proteins encoded by one window of Psychromonas sp. L1A2:
- a CDS encoding DUF3108 domain-containing protein → MTNIRFLIMFISLFLLLTKPALAITATDKTTNENTISEQSEAIVTTTEPSVKRDDASFVKENPNQQFIYAVNYKGISIGEMKQEYHWKGKNVAVNSVADFSFLLFSFGGSQQSDIYWNELQQIFLSRSFYRESIGFSTVDMTAKFDETGHHSQIINNGDKAEYTSEEGPIVDFNTINLQISEGLKVGKTDFEFYMQTSDDIAHYFFQVKGKEMIKTKFGEIEAYRVQQVRKKDRTFIAWFAPRFDHQMVKFEYERKVLDINGELIKYNTEF, encoded by the coding sequence TTGACTAATATTCGATTTTTGATCATGTTTATCAGCTTATTTTTATTATTAACAAAACCTGCTCTTGCAATAACGGCTACGGATAAAACAACCAACGAAAATACTATTTCAGAACAGTCTGAAGCGATCGTAACAACCACTGAGCCTAGCGTTAAAAGAGACGATGCCTCTTTTGTAAAAGAAAACCCTAATCAACAATTTATTTACGCAGTTAACTATAAAGGGATTTCAATAGGTGAAATGAAACAAGAGTACCATTGGAAAGGTAAGAACGTTGCAGTTAATTCTGTGGCTGATTTTTCTTTTTTACTGTTTTCATTTGGCGGTAGTCAACAATCTGATATTTATTGGAATGAGTTACAGCAAATATTTTTAAGTCGTTCTTTTTATCGTGAGAGTATCGGGTTTAGTACCGTTGACATGACGGCTAAATTTGATGAAACAGGACATCATTCACAAATAATTAATAATGGCGATAAAGCTGAATACACTAGTGAAGAAGGGCCGATAGTTGATTTTAATACTATTAACTTGCAAATCAGTGAAGGTTTAAAAGTAGGTAAAACTGACTTTGAGTTTTATATGCAAACGTCTGATGATATTGCACATTACTTTTTCCAAGTAAAAGGGAAAGAGATGATCAAAACCAAATTTGGTGAAATTGAAGCTTACCGTGTGCAACAAGTAAGGAAAAAAGATCGTACTTTTATTGCGTGGTTTGCCCCTCGATTCGACCATCAAATGGTTAAGTTTGAATACGAAAGAAAAGTGTTAGATATCAATGGTGAATTAATTAAATATAACACTGAATTTTAA
- a CDS encoding SufE family protein: MQQLASISNFEQLECVFLENKSWDKQYRLIIQLGKLLDSLPASLKSEANQVKGCESLAWLVISEQNGHYDFAMDSDTRVVKGLMQIVSFIFQGKTKQQIQQIDCNELFERLGLLSHLSPSRANGLFAIINTIKGVNHID, translated from the coding sequence GTGCAACAATTAGCATCCATTAGTAATTTTGAACAACTTGAATGTGTCTTTTTAGAAAACAAAAGTTGGGATAAACAATATCGATTAATTATTCAATTAGGTAAGTTATTAGACAGTTTACCTGCGTCGTTAAAAAGTGAAGCTAACCAAGTAAAAGGCTGTGAAAGCTTAGCGTGGTTAGTAATTTCTGAGCAAAATGGTCATTATGATTTTGCGATGGACAGCGACACCCGCGTTGTAAAAGGATTAATGCAAATTGTCTCATTCATTTTTCAAGGCAAAACAAAACAACAAATTCAGCAAATAGATTGTAATGAACTATTTGAACGATTAGGGCTACTAAGTCATTTAAGCCCATCACGTGCGAATGGTTTATTTGCCATTATTAATACTATTAAAGGAGTCAATCACATTGACTAA
- the mrcB gene encoding penicillin-binding protein 1B, with the protein MAKAPKKESTKATPKAKPKESTKKSAAKNPKTVRKTTDGKAKKTNKKSNKKTLKQRILRSIWSFTWKASLAFIAFIVISGIYFDKKISNRLDGSTWTLPATLYARPLSLEVGLPLTKSALVSELKLLNYRAVRSIESAGQFAVKGDEVIIYRRAFNFPDRSEPAALARINFDAQRVSGIKNQQQVNIDGFRLEPLLLDRLNSKQIQDRVFVPFEKIPDLFVNTLILMEDRDFYHHQGVSPFAILRAFIVNFKAGHTVQGGSTLTQQLAKNLFLTQERSLWRKFQEAYMAVLIDHKYSKDKILEAYLNEVYLAQNGATGIYGISLASSFYFARPIDELRIEQIALMVAIIKGPSYYNPRRNPKRAMARRDLVLRLMLEHHYISTAQYRIAVKSNLNLSNVKALNNRANPAFVSLLNRELTSNVPASIRKQSGLSIFTSISPLAQKNAETAIQNGIAKVQKKDQHDLQGAMVITDRQYAEIRALVSGKDVKFSGFNRALDASRPIGSLVKPAVYLTALDNGYALSDILNDNEIVLKNSTGQRWRPKNYDRKFRGEVTLEQALVKSLNVPTVNLGMKIGLDNVIDSLHKMGVDEKIRAYPSLVLGSVPLSPFQVAQMYQPIGMRGVYKPLTMIRTIVSSDGVPLYQRSPAARQIFSPDAVSQLSIALHKVTTEGTARSLRWRNPGQSFAGKTGTTNNLNDSWFVGFDSDEVVTTWVGKDNNKSAELTGSSGALVLFSGYMKEKIGK; encoded by the coding sequence ATGGCAAAAGCACCTAAAAAAGAAAGTACTAAAGCGACTCCTAAAGCTAAACCTAAAGAGAGCACTAAAAAAAGTGCCGCAAAAAATCCTAAAACAGTACGTAAAACGACCGATGGTAAAGCGAAAAAAACAAATAAAAAGTCCAATAAAAAGACCTTGAAACAACGTATTTTAAGGTCTATCTGGTCGTTTACTTGGAAAGCAAGTCTAGCATTTATTGCCTTTATTGTTATTTCTGGAATCTATTTTGATAAAAAAATATCCAATCGTTTAGATGGATCCACTTGGACATTACCTGCTACTTTGTACGCTCGTCCGTTATCATTAGAAGTTGGCTTACCCTTAACTAAAAGCGCCTTGGTGAGTGAGCTTAAATTACTTAATTACCGTGCTGTCAGGTCAATTGAAAGTGCAGGGCAATTTGCTGTTAAAGGCGATGAAGTGATTATCTACCGTCGTGCTTTTAATTTTCCTGATAGATCTGAGCCTGCTGCATTAGCTCGTATTAACTTTGATGCGCAAAGGGTTAGTGGTATAAAAAATCAACAGCAAGTTAATATAGATGGGTTTCGTTTAGAGCCTTTATTGTTGGATAGACTTAATAGTAAGCAAATTCAAGACCGCGTTTTTGTACCCTTTGAGAAAATTCCTGATTTGTTTGTTAATACCTTAATTTTAATGGAAGACCGGGACTTTTATCATCATCAAGGTGTCTCTCCTTTTGCCATTTTAAGGGCGTTTATTGTTAATTTTAAAGCTGGTCATACGGTGCAAGGCGGCAGTACTTTAACGCAGCAACTCGCTAAAAACCTATTCTTAACACAAGAACGAAGTTTATGGCGTAAGTTTCAAGAAGCTTATATGGCCGTGTTAATTGACCATAAGTACAGTAAAGACAAAATATTAGAAGCTTACTTGAATGAAGTTTATCTTGCTCAGAATGGCGCCACAGGCATTTATGGTATTAGTTTAGCCAGTAGCTTTTATTTTGCTCGTCCTATTGATGAGTTGCGTATTGAGCAAATAGCATTAATGGTCGCGATTATAAAAGGGCCTTCTTACTATAATCCTCGTCGTAACCCTAAGCGTGCAATGGCTCGTAGAGACTTAGTATTACGCTTGATGCTTGAACATCATTATATTAGTACTGCACAATATCGAATTGCAGTGAAAAGCAATCTTAACTTAAGCAATGTTAAAGCATTGAATAACCGTGCCAACCCAGCGTTTGTGAGTTTGTTAAACCGAGAATTAACCAGTAATGTGCCTGCTAGTATTCGTAAACAAAGTGGGTTATCAATATTTACGTCTATTTCTCCTCTTGCACAAAAGAATGCTGAAACGGCCATTCAAAATGGTATTGCCAAAGTACAGAAAAAAGATCAGCATGACTTGCAAGGTGCAATGGTAATTACCGATCGTCAATATGCAGAAATCCGCGCATTAGTGTCCGGTAAAGATGTTAAATTTAGTGGTTTTAATCGAGCGTTAGATGCAAGTCGTCCTATTGGTTCGTTAGTTAAACCTGCTGTTTATTTAACCGCACTGGATAATGGGTATGCACTATCAGATATTTTAAATGATAATGAAATAGTACTTAAAAATAGCACTGGCCAACGTTGGAGACCTAAGAATTACGACCGAAAATTTCGTGGTGAAGTGACCTTAGAACAAGCACTTGTTAAATCCTTAAATGTACCAACGGTTAACTTAGGGATGAAAATTGGTTTAGATAATGTCATTGATAGTTTGCATAAAATGGGGGTAGATGAAAAAATACGTGCTTACCCGTCATTGGTGCTAGGTAGTGTCCCATTATCGCCATTTCAAGTCGCTCAGATGTATCAGCCAATCGGCATGCGTGGGGTGTATAAACCTTTAACCATGATCCGCACTATCGTCTCAAGCGATGGCGTTCCTTTATATCAGCGTAGCCCCGCAGCACGTCAAATATTCTCGCCAGACGCTGTCTCTCAGCTTTCTATTGCTTTGCATAAAGTGACAACGGAAGGGACTGCTCGTAGTTTACGCTGGCGTAATCCAGGACAAAGTTTTGCAGGTAAAACCGGAACCACCAATAACCTGAATGATAGTTGGTTTGTCGGTTTTGATTCCGACGAAGTGGTGACAACCTGGGTTGGGAAAGATAATAACAAAAGTGCAGAATTAACCGGTAGTAGTGGCGCATTGGTTTTATTCTCCGGTTACATGAAAGAAAAAATAGGAAAATAG
- the hrpB gene encoding ATP-dependent helicase HrpB, whose protein sequence is MLPIQAVLPELKQQLSLCSQVILQAPPGAGKSTYLPLMLLKEKWFTGKIIMLEPRRLAARNIAHYLAKQLGQPVGQQIGYRLRGEAKVSTETQLEIVTEGILIRLLQNDPELTGIDLVIFDEFHERNIQADLGLALCLDTQASLRENLSLLIMSATLDNQSLQQHLPNAAYVSCEGRSFPIETIYQPVLGRGLHTDKQKALVALIEMAYQQQKGNILVFVAGVRDILQCCRDLQQWINTHDLPVLLAPLYGKLSLDEQQLAIQPPLPNIRKIVVSTNIAETSLTIDGITVVVDSGVENTFQFQAQTGFGKLKSQTISEASAIQRAGRAGRLSAGTCYRLWAKDKRLAAQSEVPILQSELTSLMLEICAWGVTDPIQLPFLTQPHEKNVQVAKQLLQSIDAIDERGRCTAHGEKIIEFAVTPRLGHMVIKAQALAKILEEPNLVAFACLLTAFLEGNEKSSDDIVAELSSVSYPVKTQYQILLRKCKVNAPTTLPLQYCGLLLATAFPDRIAFSRDHSQEHDYLLSNGAGACLANHSMLLNEKMLVVADLGLSEQRSNSLIFKACAIDLEDIRKYLPHYIQSTDYLCWSLKENKLIAEQRRMLGKITLNRSPLTTVSKQQKLKALLNGLRQAGLSMLYWSDANKALLTRLRFASLQYIEAGTANSVDYSEVILLHELETWLAPFCIGITQPDQFKKIDLKAALLSRLNWQQQQKFEVDFPLTILVPTGSAIKLEYREQQNPLLSVKMQELFGQAQTPSIFDGRISIQLALLSPAMKPLQVTQNLSSFWSGAYKEVQKEMKGRYPKHFWPDDPANAIATRKTKKHLSI, encoded by the coding sequence ATGTTACCTATTCAAGCTGTATTACCAGAGCTTAAACAACAACTTTCACTTTGTTCACAGGTTATTCTTCAAGCGCCTCCGGGAGCTGGTAAATCGACTTACTTACCGTTAATGCTATTAAAAGAAAAATGGTTTACTGGTAAAATTATTATGTTGGAGCCGAGAAGATTAGCCGCACGCAATATTGCTCATTATTTAGCTAAGCAATTAGGTCAACCTGTTGGACAGCAAATCGGCTATCGTTTACGTGGTGAAGCTAAAGTAAGTACAGAGACACAATTGGAGATTGTGACGGAAGGGATATTAATTCGTTTACTGCAAAACGATCCTGAATTAACAGGGATAGATTTAGTTATTTTCGATGAATTTCACGAACGTAATATACAAGCGGATTTAGGCTTAGCGCTATGCTTAGATACACAAGCAAGTTTACGTGAAAATTTGTCTTTACTGATTATGTCTGCGACCTTAGATAACCAGTCCCTCCAACAGCATCTTCCAAATGCCGCTTATGTGAGTTGTGAAGGGAGAAGTTTTCCTATTGAGACTATTTATCAACCAGTGCTTGGTCGAGGGCTTCATACAGATAAGCAAAAAGCATTAGTGGCTTTAATTGAAATGGCTTATCAACAGCAAAAAGGCAATATATTAGTCTTTGTGGCGGGAGTCAGAGATATTTTACAATGTTGTCGTGATTTACAACAATGGATTAATACACATGATTTACCTGTCTTATTAGCGCCTCTCTATGGAAAACTCAGTTTAGATGAACAACAATTAGCGATTCAACCACCTCTACCTAATATACGGAAAATTGTGGTTTCTACTAACATCGCAGAAACCAGTTTAACTATTGATGGCATTACAGTTGTGGTTGATTCTGGTGTCGAAAATACTTTTCAATTTCAAGCCCAAACAGGTTTTGGAAAGTTAAAAAGCCAAACTATTAGTGAAGCGAGTGCTATTCAACGAGCAGGACGAGCAGGACGATTAAGTGCAGGCACTTGTTACCGTTTATGGGCTAAAGATAAACGGCTGGCAGCACAGAGCGAAGTGCCTATTTTGCAAAGTGAGTTAACGTCATTAATGTTAGAAATATGTGCCTGGGGCGTCACTGATCCGATTCAACTGCCTTTTTTAACGCAACCCCACGAAAAAAATGTGCAAGTCGCTAAACAATTATTGCAAAGTATTGATGCCATTGATGAGCGTGGTCGTTGCACTGCACATGGCGAAAAAATTATTGAGTTTGCCGTTACGCCACGATTAGGGCACATGGTGATCAAAGCACAAGCCTTAGCAAAAATATTAGAGGAGCCTAACTTAGTTGCTTTTGCTTGTTTATTAACTGCTTTTTTAGAGGGCAACGAAAAAAGTAGTGATGACATTGTTGCCGAGTTAAGTTCGGTTTCATATCCAGTAAAAACGCAATATCAAATCTTATTAAGAAAATGCAAAGTAAACGCACCAACTACTTTACCTTTGCAATATTGTGGGTTGCTATTAGCGACTGCTTTCCCTGACAGAATTGCTTTTAGTCGCGACCATAGTCAGGAACATGATTATTTACTCAGTAACGGGGCTGGCGCATGTTTAGCTAACCATTCAATGCTACTTAACGAGAAAATGCTGGTGGTTGCTGATTTAGGATTGTCAGAACAAAGATCAAATAGTCTTATTTTTAAAGCTTGCGCTATCGATTTAGAAGATATAAGAAAATATCTTCCACATTATATTCAATCGACCGATTACCTTTGTTGGTCATTGAAAGAAAATAAACTAATCGCTGAACAACGTAGAATGTTGGGTAAAATAACCCTTAATCGGAGTCCATTGACAACAGTTAGTAAGCAACAAAAACTAAAAGCCTTATTAAATGGATTGCGTCAAGCAGGTTTATCTATGTTGTATTGGAGTGATGCAAATAAAGCATTATTAACCCGCTTACGTTTTGCTTCTTTACAATACATCGAAGCAGGAACCGCCAACTCAGTTGATTATAGTGAAGTCATTTTACTCCACGAATTAGAGACGTGGTTAGCGCCTTTTTGTATCGGCATTACACAACCGGATCAGTTTAAAAAAATTGATTTAAAAGCCGCGCTATTATCTCGCCTTAATTGGCAGCAACAACAGAAGTTTGAGGTGGACTTTCCATTAACTATTTTAGTGCCAACGGGGTCAGCGATAAAATTAGAATATCGAGAGCAACAAAATCCACTATTGTCAGTAAAAATGCAGGAATTATTTGGACAAGCTCAAACTCCCAGTATTTTTGATGGGCGCATCAGTATTCAATTAGCCTTGTTATCACCCGCTATGAAACCTTTACAAGTCACACAGAATTTAAGTTCATTTTGGTCGGGAGCCTATAAAGAAGTACAAAAAGAGATGAAAGGACGTTACCCCAAGCATTTTTGGCCTGATGATCCGGCAAACGCTATTGCAACGCGTAAAACAAAAAAACATTTATCCATATGA
- the dksA gene encoding RNA polymerase-binding protein DksA: MPAIKSKKTLGILAIAGVEPYQEKSGEEYMGKAQREHFTNILTAWTTQLREEVDRTVDHMKDEASNFPDPVDRATQEEEFSLELRARDRERRLIKKISKTLKKIEEDDFGFCESCGVEIGIRRLEARPTADLCIDCKTLAEIKEKQSIG; the protein is encoded by the coding sequence ATGCCTGCTATTAAAAGCAAAAAAACACTCGGTATTTTAGCAATTGCTGGAGTAGAGCCATACCAAGAGAAATCTGGCGAAGAGTATATGGGTAAAGCGCAACGTGAACACTTTACTAATATTCTTACGGCTTGGACAACGCAATTACGTGAAGAAGTTGACCGTACTGTTGATCACATGAAAGATGAAGCATCGAATTTCCCTGATCCTGTTGACCGGGCAACACAAGAAGAAGAATTTAGCTTAGAATTACGTGCTCGTGACCGCGAACGTCGTTTAATTAAGAAAATTTCTAAAACATTAAAGAAAATCGAAGAAGATGATTTTGGATTTTGTGAATCTTGTGGTGTTGAAATTGGTATTCGTCGTTTAGAGGCTCGCCCTACTGCCGACTTATGTATCGATTGTAAAACACTAGCTGAAATAAAAGAAAAACAAAGTATTGGTTAA
- the gluQRS gene encoding tRNA glutamyl-Q(34) synthetase GluQRS has translation MQLKENKPYVGRFAPSPSGPLHFGSLVAAVGSYLQAKSQQGIWQVRIEDIDPPREIAGASEDILETLQAYGLQWDKKVIYQHQQSEYYEAVLKELSKRNLCYACSCTRKMIKQQGGYYQGQCRDKNNLIAGNALRINLLSIINKTTHFEDKLQGRVILDPTQIDDDFIIKRKDGLYAYNLAVVIDDIQQGITEVVRGADLISTTGKQISLYQLLNADIPNYVHLPLAVTEPGLKLSKQNHAAAVSKEDPIPTLKQVLKFLGHPVPENRNLNNCSNILQWATEHWSLHKVPKQLEIQI, from the coding sequence TTGCAGTTAAAAGAGAATAAACCTTATGTAGGTCGATTTGCTCCATCACCATCAGGGCCATTACACTTTGGTTCTTTGGTTGCGGCTGTCGGTAGCTATTTACAGGCAAAATCTCAACAAGGTATTTGGCAAGTGCGCATTGAGGACATTGATCCTCCTCGAGAAATTGCAGGTGCCAGTGAAGATATCCTTGAAACATTACAAGCTTATGGTTTGCAATGGGATAAAAAGGTGATTTACCAACATCAACAAAGCGAATACTATGAAGCCGTGTTAAAAGAGCTTAGTAAACGCAATTTATGTTATGCCTGTTCCTGCACTCGTAAAATGATTAAGCAACAAGGTGGTTATTATCAAGGGCAATGCCGTGATAAAAACAACCTTATTGCCGGTAATGCATTACGTATTAACTTATTATCGATTATCAATAAGACAACACACTTTGAAGATAAATTACAAGGTAGAGTGATATTAGACCCAACTCAGATTGATGATGACTTTATCATTAAACGAAAAGATGGTTTATATGCTTATAACTTAGCCGTCGTTATTGATGATATTCAACAAGGCATTACAGAAGTTGTTAGAGGAGCTGATTTAATCAGCACCACGGGTAAACAGATAAGCTTGTATCAACTACTAAACGCAGATATTCCAAATTATGTGCATCTACCGTTAGCAGTAACAGAGCCAGGGTTAAAATTATCTAAACAAAACCATGCTGCTGCAGTGAGCAAAGAAGATCCAATACCGACATTAAAACAGGTATTAAAATTTTTAGGGCACCCTGTTCCAGAGAATAGAAATCTAAACAATTGTAGTAATATTTTACAATGGGCAACAGAACATTGGTCGTTGCATAAGGTACCGAAACAATTAGAGATTCAGATATAA
- the pcnB gene encoding polynucleotide adenylyltransferase PcnB: protein MSLDQYKIPREQHSISRSDIDENALKVLYRLHNAGYRALLVGGGVRDLLLGLKPKDFDITTNATPEEVKALFRNCRLIGRRFRLAHILFGREIIEVATFRGHHDETEQDKQKVKQSQEGMLLRDNVYGSLEEDAERRDFTVNALYYDIADFSLYDFCGGMDDLAQRRLTLIGEPEVRYREDPVRMLRAIRFAAKLDLSISDECAEPIRRLASLLQDIPAARHFDEVIKLLLSGQGLATYRLLKEYKLLAVLFPILFKDGEDDKATKMIEQALMDTDKRISEGKRVTPAYIYAVMLWYPLEQRAQEMSFESGIELHDAFMLAMNEVLTIQVKTIAIPKRFTAAIRDIWILQHRLPRFGGKRAQRVYAHEKFRAAFDFLALRARVEQSRELAELTAWWEEYQLHNKLPEHNYARSNVNKAKEFKPDSDRPAKKRRYNKAKRKPVVSKSND, encoded by the coding sequence ATTTCGTTAGATCAATATAAGATCCCTCGTGAGCAGCACTCTATTTCTCGATCTGATATTGATGAGAATGCATTAAAGGTTTTATACCGTTTACACAACGCTGGATACCGTGCTTTATTGGTTGGCGGTGGCGTACGTGATTTATTATTAGGCTTAAAGCCAAAAGATTTTGATATCACAACGAATGCAACACCAGAAGAAGTAAAAGCATTATTCAGAAACTGTCGCTTAATTGGCCGTCGCTTCCGTCTTGCACATATTTTATTTGGTCGTGAAATTATCGAAGTGGCTACATTTCGTGGGCATCATGATGAAACAGAACAAGACAAGCAAAAAGTAAAACAATCACAAGAGGGCATGTTACTTCGCGATAACGTTTACGGCTCTTTAGAAGAAGATGCAGAACGACGCGACTTCACTGTTAATGCATTGTATTACGATATTGCAGACTTCTCGTTATATGATTTCTGTGGTGGTATGGATGACTTAGCACAACGTCGCTTAACCTTAATTGGCGAGCCTGAAGTACGTTACCGTGAAGATCCGGTTCGTATGTTACGTGCAATCCGTTTTGCTGCAAAATTAGACTTGTCAATCAGTGATGAATGCGCAGAGCCTATTCGTCGTTTAGCTTCATTGTTGCAAGATATTCCAGCAGCACGACATTTTGACGAAGTCATCAAACTATTATTGTCTGGGCAAGGTTTAGCGACGTACCGACTATTAAAAGAATACAAGTTATTAGCGGTGTTATTCCCCATCTTATTCAAAGATGGAGAAGACGATAAAGCGACTAAGATGATCGAACAAGCATTAATGGATACGGACAAGCGTATATCTGAAGGTAAGCGAGTCACTCCTGCTTATATTTATGCCGTCATGTTGTGGTATCCACTTGAGCAACGCGCACAAGAAATGAGTTTTGAAAGTGGAATCGAGCTGCATGATGCATTTATGCTAGCAATGAATGAAGTGTTAACAATTCAAGTTAAAACAATTGCCATTCCTAAACGCTTTACTGCGGCTATTCGTGACATTTGGATTTTACAGCATCGTCTACCACGCTTTGGTGGGAAACGTGCTCAACGTGTATATGCCCATGAAAAATTCAGAGCGGCTTTTGACTTCTTAGCATTAAGAGCACGCGTTGAACAAAGCCGAGAACTCGCTGAGCTAACAGCGTGGTGGGAAGAATATCAATTGCATAACAAGTTACCTGAGCATAATTACGCTCGTAGTAATGTTAATAAAGCAAAAGAGTTTAAACCTGACTCAGATAGACCTGCGAAAAAACGTCGCTATAACAAAGCAAAACGTAAGCCAGTTGTGAGTAAGAGTAATGATTAG
- the folK gene encoding 2-amino-4-hydroxy-6-hydroxymethyldihydropteridine diphosphokinase encodes MISYIAIGSNQAQPIEQAKQAITALNNIKDTTLVTCSSLYCSAPMGPQDQPDYINAIAKIDTTLSAIELLDQLQAIEQAQGRERKENRWGPRTLDLDIILYGDKAIDNDRLTVPHYGMKEREFVLYPLFEIAPTLQMPDGTSLIEMLKHCDKNGLTAITG; translated from the coding sequence ATGATTAGTTATATTGCAATTGGTAGTAACCAAGCACAACCGATTGAACAAGCAAAACAAGCCATTACCGCACTAAACAATATAAAAGATACGACACTTGTCACTTGTTCTTCTTTATATTGTAGTGCGCCTATGGGGCCGCAAGATCAACCTGATTATATTAATGCTATCGCCAAGATAGACACAACATTATCGGCGATTGAGTTACTTGATCAACTGCAAGCTATTGAACAAGCACAGGGAAGAGAACGTAAAGAAAATCGCTGGGGACCAAGAACCTTAGATTTAGATATTATTCTTTATGGCGATAAAGCAATTGATAATGATCGTTTAACGGTCCCTCACTATGGAATGAAAGAACGAGAGTTTGTGCTCTATCCATTATTTGAAATAGCCCCTACTCTACAAATGCCCGATGGCACTTCATTGATCGAAATGCTTAAACACTGTGATAAAAACGGTTTGACCGCTATTACAGGTTGA
- the panB gene encoding 3-methyl-2-oxobutanoate hydroxymethyltransferase: MAKISVSRLAKMKQEQEKITCITAYDASFAAIFDQADIQVLLVGDSLGMVLQGHDSTLPVTVEHIAYHTAAVASTTEKSLIIADLPFMSYSTPEQTYNNAATLMRSGANMVKLEGGTWLSESVKGLIERGIPVCGHLGLTPQSVNVFGGYKVQGRADEQADKLIEDALALEKAGIQLLVIECVPVALAERVTKALNIPVIGIGAGAETDGQILVMHDAFGISAGFCPKFSKNFLVETGDIRRAVELYKEQVENKIFPGSEHSFY; encoded by the coding sequence ATGGCTAAAATAAGCGTTTCTCGTTTAGCTAAAATGAAACAAGAGCAAGAGAAAATCACCTGTATTACCGCATATGATGCTAGTTTTGCGGCTATTTTCGATCAAGCTGATATTCAAGTTTTATTAGTGGGTGATTCTTTAGGTATGGTATTACAAGGGCATGACTCTACGTTACCTGTCACTGTAGAGCATATTGCTTATCACACTGCAGCTGTTGCAAGCACAACAGAAAAGTCTTTAATCATTGCAGACTTGCCCTTCATGTCTTACTCTACTCCCGAGCAAACTTATAATAATGCAGCAACGCTAATGCGTTCAGGTGCGAACATGGTAAAACTTGAAGGTGGCACCTGGTTAAGCGAATCAGTGAAAGGATTAATTGAACGCGGTATTCCTGTATGTGGTCATTTAGGTTTAACACCACAATCTGTTAATGTTTTTGGTGGTTACAAAGTACAAGGTCGTGCTGATGAACAGGCCGATAAGTTAATTGAAGATGCACTGGCATTAGAAAAAGCAGGAATTCAGTTATTAGTGATTGAATGTGTACCAGTGGCATTAGCAGAACGAGTAACTAAAGCATTAAATATCCCCGTTATTGGTATTGGCGCAGGTGCTGAAACAGATGGTCAAATATTAGTAATGCATGATGCGTTTGGTATTTCAGCAGGCTTTTGTCCTAAATTCTCTAAGAACTTTTTAGTAGAAACAGGCGATATTCGTCGTGCTGTTGAGCTCTATAAGGAACAGGTAGAGAATAAAATTTTCCCAGGTTCTGAGCATAGCTTCTACTAA